In the Streptomyces sp. cg36 genome, one interval contains:
- a CDS encoding endonuclease/exonuclease/phosphatase family protein, whose product MGTAPRAHAWRRVSAVSAAPLLAVVSVVVGCRAAGSDGVTPVPQLLAFLPWLLAPGAVALALAAFGRWRTGTGWAAAVLAVTAWFIQPYGADGTRPDGRLLAEVRVLTSNVEFSGATDDLITAIGRERPDLVFVQECGFRCADALARRVPRAAYPYRDVVREDGSAGSALLSRFPLRAGPVLPSEMAMPGAVAVVAGRHVLLQLAHPMPPLPGQEGTWRRELGRVREFAAAARGRPVILAGDFNASQDHAVFRSVLAAGALHDSARLTGHARTYSWPADRATPFRTQIDHVLVSGADFRARSSRFLKLRGTDHRALLVDLALYGG is encoded by the coding sequence CTGGGCACCGCACCGCGGGCGCACGCGTGGCGGCGGGTCTCGGCGGTGTCGGCCGCGCCGCTGCTCGCGGTGGTCAGCGTGGTCGTGGGGTGCCGGGCGGCCGGCTCCGACGGCGTCACCCCCGTACCCCAGCTGCTCGCGTTCCTGCCGTGGCTGCTGGCGCCGGGCGCGGTCGCGCTGGCGCTGGCCGCGTTCGGGCGGTGGCGGACCGGGACGGGGTGGGCGGCGGCCGTGCTCGCGGTGACGGCCTGGTTCATTCAGCCGTACGGCGCCGACGGCACGCGCCCGGACGGCCGGCTCCTGGCCGAGGTGCGGGTGCTGACCTCGAACGTCGAATTCAGCGGCGCCACCGACGACTTGATCACCGCGATCGGCCGGGAGCGGCCCGACCTCGTCTTCGTGCAGGAGTGCGGTTTCCGCTGCGCGGACGCGCTGGCCCGGCGCGTGCCACGGGCGGCGTACCCGTATCGCGACGTGGTCCGCGAGGACGGCTCGGCCGGGTCCGCCCTCCTCAGCCGCTTCCCGCTGCGGGCCGGGCCCGTACTGCCCTCGGAGATGGCGATGCCGGGCGCGGTCGCGGTGGTGGCGGGCCGCCACGTGCTGCTCCAGCTGGCGCATCCGATGCCGCCGCTGCCGGGGCAGGAGGGCACGTGGCGCCGGGAGCTGGGCCGGGTGCGGGAGTTCGCGGCGGCGGCGCGGGGGCGGCCGGTGATCCTGGCCGGGGACTTCAACGCCTCCCAGGACCACGCCGTGTTCCGTTCGGTGCTCGCCGCGGGCGCCCTGCACGACAGCGCCCGGCTGACCGGCCACGCCCGTACGTACTCCTGGCCCGCCGACCGGGCGACACCCTTTCGGACCCAGATCGACCATGTGCTCGTCAGCGGCGCCGACTTCAGGGCCCGCTCCTCCCGGTTCCTGAAGCTGCGCGGCACCGACCACCGGGCGCTCCTGGTGGATCTCGCTCTGTACGGAGGGTGA
- a CDS encoding NADP-dependent oxidoreductase, with the protein MRAVAVRAFRADPEVIHVPKPEPGPGEVLVKIEYAALNPFDWQVAEGFFDGRVPHVFPLVLGVDFAGRVDVVGPGEHRFVVGDAVYGQAGRTPLGTGTFAEYVIMPQDAAIAGVPDGLALRAAAALPTAGMTALQILRAGVALEPGDSLLVVGAAGGIGSALTQLAAARDLRVVAAVRGDERERMGALGAEFTVDTTEESVREACRRAFPGGLDAVVDLASADPESFAAHAALLRPGGTALSTRSAAPPGRGVNFQLRADGALLEALADAAGAGQVHMPVEGEYPLEKAPEALARNRAGGARGKTLFVP; encoded by the coding sequence ATGCGCGCTGTCGCGGTACGGGCCTTCAGGGCCGACCCGGAAGTGATCCACGTTCCCAAGCCGGAGCCCGGCCCGGGGGAAGTGCTGGTGAAGATCGAGTACGCCGCGCTCAACCCGTTCGACTGGCAGGTGGCCGAGGGGTTCTTCGACGGCCGCGTCCCGCACGTCTTCCCGCTCGTGCTCGGCGTCGACTTCGCCGGCCGGGTGGACGTGGTCGGGCCCGGCGAGCACCGGTTCGTGGTCGGTGACGCGGTGTACGGGCAGGCGGGCCGGACGCCGCTGGGCACCGGCACCTTCGCCGAGTACGTGATCATGCCGCAGGACGCGGCGATCGCCGGGGTGCCGGACGGGCTCGCCCTGCGGGCCGCCGCCGCGCTGCCCACGGCCGGGATGACCGCCCTGCAGATCCTGCGGGCCGGGGTCGCCCTGGAGCCGGGCGACTCGCTGCTCGTGGTGGGTGCGGCGGGCGGCATCGGCAGCGCCCTCACCCAGCTGGCCGCCGCCCGCGACCTGCGGGTGGTGGCGGCGGTGCGCGGCGACGAGCGCGAGCGGATGGGCGCCCTGGGCGCCGAGTTCACCGTGGACACCACCGAGGAGTCGGTGCGCGAGGCGTGCCGGCGGGCCTTCCCGGGCGGCCTGGACGCGGTCGTCGACCTGGCGTCGGCGGACCCGGAGTCGTTCGCCGCGCACGCCGCGCTGCTGCGGCCGGGCGGCACCGCGCTGAGCACCCGGTCCGCCGCGCCGCCCGGACGCGGGGTGAACTTCCAGCTCCGCGCGGACGGCGCCCTGCTCGAAGCGCTCGCCGACGCGGCCGGGGCGGGGCAGGTGCACATGCCGGTGGAGGGCGAGTACCCGCTGGAGAAGGCCCCGGAGGCGCTGGCCCGCAACCGCGCGGGCGGGGCGCGCGGGAAGACGCTGTTCGTGCCGTAG
- a CDS encoding DHA2 family efflux MFS transporter permease subunit has protein sequence MGRHTKDAVEEGRAERIAAASGAEEDPGAAGTAAGPATGTRGAGAATAAAGQTSHAGAAHEHRWLVLAVIGVAQLMVVLDATIVNIALPSAQSDLGFSDGNRQWIVTAYALAFGSLLLLGGRVADLVGRKAVFLTGLVGFAVASAIGGAAPSFTVLVIARALQGVFGALLAPAALSLLTTTFTDPKERAKAFGIYGAIAGTGGAVGLLLGGLLTEYLNWRWCLYVNLLFAAVAFLGGLRLLHPGAPADRPKLDIPGTLLVSAGLFCIVYGFSNAEKHDWSSPQTWGFLAAGAVLLVAFVAWQLRAAHPLLPLRVVLDRDRGASFLGMFISGAGMFGVFLFLTYYLQQILRYSPVKTGLAFLPMVAVMIVSSVIAQNKFVPKLGARPIVPLGMGLGAAGLVWMTALDVDSTYAAHVLPPLLIMGIGMGLIFAPAMNLATAGVAAHDAGVASAMVNTSQQVGGSVGTSLLNTLATSAAASYLVGKEQTPQALAKAQLHSYSTAYWWSAGFFALGLLVTVILYRKGPPHPHPTEGGDAGPVHM, from the coding sequence ATGGGCCGTCACACCAAGGACGCCGTCGAAGAAGGCAGGGCGGAACGCATCGCCGCAGCTTCCGGAGCCGAGGAGGATCCCGGCGCGGCGGGCACGGCCGCAGGACCGGCCACCGGCACCCGGGGAGCGGGCGCGGCCACGGCCGCCGCCGGGCAGACCTCCCACGCGGGCGCCGCCCACGAACACCGCTGGCTGGTCCTCGCGGTCATCGGGGTCGCCCAGCTGATGGTCGTCCTCGACGCCACCATCGTGAACATCGCGCTGCCCTCCGCGCAGAGCGATCTCGGCTTCAGCGACGGCAACCGCCAGTGGATCGTCACCGCGTACGCCCTCGCCTTCGGCTCGCTGCTGCTGCTCGGCGGGCGCGTCGCGGACCTGGTCGGGCGCAAGGCCGTCTTCCTGACCGGCCTGGTCGGCTTCGCCGTCGCCTCCGCGATCGGCGGCGCCGCGCCCAGCTTCACCGTCCTGGTCATCGCCCGCGCGCTCCAGGGCGTCTTCGGCGCGCTGCTCGCCCCGGCCGCGCTGTCCCTGCTGACCACGACCTTCACCGACCCGAAGGAACGCGCCAAGGCGTTCGGCATCTACGGCGCCATCGCGGGCACCGGCGGCGCGGTGGGCCTGCTGCTCGGCGGCCTGCTCACCGAATACCTCAACTGGCGCTGGTGCCTGTACGTCAACCTGCTCTTCGCGGCCGTCGCCTTCCTCGGCGGGCTGCGCCTGCTGCACCCGGGTGCCCCCGCCGACCGCCCTAAGCTCGACATCCCCGGCACCCTGCTGGTCTCGGCGGGCCTGTTCTGCATCGTGTACGGGTTCTCCAACGCCGAGAAGCACGACTGGAGTTCGCCCCAGACCTGGGGGTTCCTGGCGGCGGGCGCGGTCCTGCTGGTCGCGTTCGTGGCCTGGCAACTGCGGGCCGCGCACCCCCTGCTGCCGCTGCGCGTGGTCCTGGACCGGGACCGGGGCGCCTCGTTCCTGGGCATGTTCATCTCGGGCGCGGGCATGTTCGGCGTCTTCCTGTTCCTGACCTACTACCTCCAGCAGATCCTGCGCTACTCCCCGGTGAAGACCGGCCTGGCCTTCCTGCCCATGGTCGCGGTGATGATCGTGTCCTCGGTGATCGCGCAGAACAAGTTCGTCCCCAAGCTGGGCGCCAGACCGATCGTGCCGCTGGGCATGGGGCTCGGCGCGGCCGGGCTGGTGTGGATGACGGCGCTGGACGTCGACAGCACCTACGCCGCCCACGTCCTGCCGCCGCTCCTGATCATGGGCATCGGCATGGGCCTGATCTTCGCCCCGGCGATGAACCTCGCCACCGCCGGAGTCGCCGCCCACGACGCGGGCGTGGCCTCCGCGATGGTCAACACCAGCCAGCAGGTGGGCGGTTCGGTCGGCACCTCACTGCTGAACACCCTCGCCACCAGCGCCGCCGCCAGCTATCTCGTCGGCAAGGAGCAGACCCCGCAGGCGCTGGCCAAGGCCCAGCTGCACAGCTACTCCACCGCGTACTGGTGGTCGGCGGGCTTCTTCGCCCTCGGCCTGCTGGTCACCGTGATCCTCTACCGCAAGGGCCCACCCCACCCGCACCCCACGGAGGGCGGAGACGCGGGCCCGGTCCACATGTGA
- a CDS encoding FUSC family protein, with amino-acid sequence MGAQLDVDKDPQGRGRVRLTPPEWLVSGLRPQRTPIPWPAVARAGAGLAVPLAVGFAADRPAYGALVSMGALSGVIGDTADAYRMRVFNIAVPQLFGAIGVTLGTLVYGDGWLAVGALTLVALVSGMISSIGAVASVSGLLLLLNAVVGAGLPMPSPWWKAPLLLTLGGLFVLLLTLLGWPLRGRGPERAAVADTYRAAADLLEAAGTGAYDAKRQAVTQSLNTAYDLVLARRTRDHGRRSPLVRLLAQLNVVIPLVEAAPAAHLRGRPLPPEIPAAVRELADAVANERTGPVPQLALPEPGKPSERAVDTALRHAAVVVHKPDPDPYNVDDRLGRPAALRIRLRRGARNVLLSQASWRYGLRLALCIGLAQALVSLVAVPRSYWVALTVTFVLKPDFGSVFSRAVLRAFGTALGLVTAAAVLSEVPRGWWDVPVMVVLAALIPAFSAKGYAFQTAAITPVILLLSDLLNHQGFALVLPRLWDSLIGCGIALVAGYLLWPESWHTRIGDRLADAVEEAAGYVECAFAGADQAERVRRRRRIYRDLSVVRSEFQRALTEPPPTGARAAAWWPLVVAAERIVDATTAARVRVNHGAPGPTAAEVADAARELRALAGGLRASATLVEVRAELPGDEEGVLGPLRQEVRAARAIASPVRGAPAGR; translated from the coding sequence ATGGGTGCACAGCTCGACGTGGACAAGGACCCGCAGGGCCGGGGACGAGTACGGCTCACACCGCCCGAGTGGCTGGTCAGCGGGTTGCGTCCGCAGCGCACCCCCATCCCGTGGCCCGCCGTCGCCCGCGCCGGAGCCGGCCTCGCGGTCCCCCTCGCCGTCGGCTTCGCCGCCGACCGGCCCGCCTACGGCGCCCTGGTCTCCATGGGCGCCCTCTCCGGCGTCATCGGCGACACCGCCGACGCCTACCGGATGCGCGTCTTCAACATCGCCGTGCCCCAGCTGTTCGGCGCGATCGGCGTCACCCTCGGCACCCTCGTGTACGGCGACGGCTGGCTCGCCGTCGGCGCGCTCACCCTGGTGGCGCTGGTCTCCGGGATGATCTCGTCGATCGGCGCGGTGGCCTCCGTCTCGGGGCTGCTGCTGTTGCTGAACGCGGTCGTCGGCGCCGGACTGCCGATGCCCTCGCCGTGGTGGAAGGCGCCGCTGCTGCTCACCCTCGGCGGCCTGTTCGTCCTGCTGCTCACCCTGCTCGGCTGGCCGCTGCGGGGCCGCGGGCCCGAACGCGCCGCCGTCGCCGACACCTACCGGGCCGCCGCCGACCTCCTGGAGGCCGCGGGCACCGGCGCGTACGACGCGAAGCGGCAGGCGGTGACCCAGTCCCTCAACACCGCCTACGACCTGGTGCTCGCCCGCCGCACCCGCGACCACGGACGGCGCAGCCCGCTGGTGCGCCTGCTCGCCCAGCTCAACGTGGTCATCCCGCTCGTCGAGGCCGCCCCCGCCGCCCATCTGCGCGGCCGGCCGCTGCCCCCCGAAATCCCCGCCGCCGTACGGGAGCTGGCCGACGCCGTGGCGAACGAGCGGACCGGGCCGGTGCCCCAGCTCGCCCTGCCGGAACCCGGCAAGCCCTCCGAGCGGGCCGTGGACACGGCACTGCGGCACGCGGCCGTCGTCGTGCACAAGCCCGACCCCGACCCGTACAACGTCGACGACCGGCTCGGCCGTCCGGCCGCCCTGCGCATCCGGCTGCGCCGGGGCGCCCGCAACGTCCTGCTCTCCCAGGCGTCCTGGCGCTACGGGCTGCGCCTCGCGCTCTGCATCGGACTCGCCCAGGCTCTGGTGTCGCTGGTGGCGGTGCCCCGCTCGTACTGGGTGGCGCTGACCGTCACCTTCGTCCTCAAGCCCGACTTCGGCTCGGTGTTCTCGCGCGCGGTCCTGCGGGCCTTCGGCACCGCCCTCGGCCTCGTCACGGCCGCCGCGGTGCTCTCCGAGGTGCCGCGCGGCTGGTGGGACGTGCCGGTGATGGTGGTGCTCGCGGCCCTGATCCCGGCGTTCTCCGCCAAGGGGTACGCCTTCCAGACCGCCGCCATCACCCCCGTCATCCTGCTGCTTTCGGACCTCCTCAACCACCAGGGCTTCGCCCTCGTGCTGCCCCGGCTGTGGGACAGCCTGATCGGCTGCGGCATCGCGCTGGTGGCGGGCTATCTGCTGTGGCCCGAGAGCTGGCACACCCGGATCGGGGACCGGCTCGCCGACGCGGTCGAGGAGGCCGCGGGCTATGTGGAGTGCGCGTTCGCGGGCGCCGACCAGGCCGAACGGGTGCGGCGGCGCCGCCGCATCTACCGGGACCTGTCCGTGGTGCGCTCCGAGTTCCAGCGCGCCCTGACCGAACCGCCGCCCACCGGGGCGCGGGCCGCCGCGTGGTGGCCGCTGGTGGTGGCGGCCGAACGGATCGTGGACGCGACGACGGCGGCGCGGGTCCGGGTCAACCACGGCGCCCCCGGGCCGACCGCGGCCGAAGTGGCCGACGCGGCCCGCGAACTGCGCGCCCTGGCCGGGGGCCTGCGCGCCTCCGCGACGCTGGTGGAGGTGCGGGCGGAGCTCCCCGGCGACGAGGAGGGCGTCCTCGGCCCCCTGCGCCAGGAGGTCCGCGCGGCCCGCGCGATCGCCTCGCCGGTGCGGGGCGCGCCCGCCGGGCGGTGA
- the trpS gene encoding tryptophan--tRNA ligase: MPRILTGDRPTGPLHLGHYFGTLQNRVRLQDEGAEVILVVADYQVITDRDLADDLVGHTLGLVLDYLAAGIDPARTTVFNHSAVPALNQLLLPFLSLVSVAELGRNPTVKDEIAHSRQSAVSGLMYTYPAHQAADILFCKPDLVPVGQDQAPHLEVTRTIARRFNDRYGHVFPEPDILLSATPLLLGTDGTKMSKSRGNSVPLGATADETAAVIRRATTDADRRITYDPENRPNVANLLQLAALCGNGDPHEIAAEIGDGGAAALKARVTDAVNTFLAPMRARRAEYARDLPYVREVLREGNKRANDIAEATLDEVRAAMGGFR; the protein is encoded by the coding sequence ATGCCCCGCATCCTGACCGGCGACCGCCCCACCGGCCCCCTCCACCTCGGCCACTACTTCGGCACGCTCCAGAACCGCGTACGCCTCCAGGACGAGGGCGCGGAGGTGATCCTGGTCGTCGCCGACTACCAGGTGATCACCGACCGGGACCTGGCCGACGACCTGGTCGGCCACACCCTCGGCCTGGTCCTGGACTATCTGGCCGCCGGCATCGACCCCGCCCGCACCACGGTCTTCAACCACAGCGCGGTCCCCGCCCTCAACCAGCTCCTGCTCCCCTTCCTCAGCCTGGTCTCGGTGGCCGAGCTGGGCCGCAACCCCACGGTCAAGGACGAGATCGCGCATTCGCGGCAGTCGGCGGTGAGCGGGCTGATGTACACGTACCCGGCCCACCAGGCCGCCGACATCCTGTTCTGCAAGCCGGACCTGGTCCCGGTGGGCCAGGACCAGGCGCCCCACCTGGAGGTGACCCGGACGATCGCGCGCCGCTTCAACGACCGTTACGGGCACGTCTTCCCCGAGCCCGACATCCTGCTGTCGGCGACCCCGCTCCTGCTCGGCACCGACGGCACCAAGATGAGCAAGTCGCGCGGCAACTCGGTGCCCCTGGGCGCCACCGCCGACGAGACGGCCGCGGTCATCCGCCGCGCGACCACCGACGCCGACCGCCGCATCACCTACGACCCCGAGAACCGGCCGAACGTCGCCAACCTGCTCCAGCTGGCCGCCCTCTGCGGGAACGGCGACCCGCACGAGATCGCGGCCGAGATCGGCGACGGCGGCGCCGCCGCGCTGAAGGCGCGCGTCACGGACGCCGTGAACACCTTCCTCGCCCCGATGCGCGCCCGCCGCGCGGAGTACGCGCGCGACCTCCCGTACGTACGCGAGGTCCTGCGCGAGGGCAACAAGCGCGCCAACGACATCGCCGAGGCCACCCTCGACGAGGTGCGCGCCGCGATGGGCGGGTTCCGCTAG